A region from the Streptomyces sp. 3214.6 genome encodes:
- a CDS encoding RNA polymerase sigma factor SigF — MPNRANAKHHPHDDAPDTADAFRRLATLPPGPRRDALRGEIVEAWLPMADRLAGRFRSRGESFEDLRQVAALGLVKAVDRYDPERGNAFESYAVPTVTGEIKRHFRDHMWILHVPRRVQDLRNRVRFAGQDLSQTISGRRPTVTELAEQAQLSEEDVRTGLEALESFSTLSLDAELPGSEDGYSLSDALGAADPALDTVVDREAVRLRLAALPERERAILYMRFFGDMTQSRIAEQLGISQMHVSRLINRCCDRLREQVLNDAA, encoded by the coding sequence ATGCCGAACCGAGCGAACGCGAAGCACCACCCGCACGACGACGCCCCCGACACCGCTGACGCCTTCCGCAGGCTCGCCACCCTGCCCCCGGGACCCCGGCGCGACGCACTCCGCGGGGAGATCGTCGAGGCCTGGCTGCCCATGGCGGACCGCCTGGCCGGACGCTTCCGCAGCCGCGGCGAGAGCTTCGAGGACCTGCGCCAGGTCGCCGCCCTCGGCCTGGTCAAGGCCGTCGACCGGTACGACCCCGAGCGTGGGAACGCTTTCGAGAGTTACGCCGTGCCCACCGTCACCGGCGAGATCAAGCGGCACTTCCGTGACCACATGTGGATCCTGCACGTGCCGCGCCGGGTGCAGGACCTGCGCAACCGTGTGCGCTTCGCCGGCCAGGACCTGTCCCAGACGATTTCCGGGCGCCGTCCCACCGTCACCGAGCTCGCCGAGCAGGCGCAGCTGAGCGAGGAGGACGTCCGGACCGGGCTGGAGGCGCTGGAGAGCTTCAGCACCCTGTCGCTGGACGCGGAGCTGCCCGGCAGCGAGGACGGCTACTCGCTGAGCGACGCGCTCGGCGCGGCGGACCCGGCGCTGGACACCGTCGTCGACCGGGAGGCGGTCCGGCTGCGGCTCGCCGCGCTGCCCGAGCGGGAGCGGGCGATCTTGTACATGAGGTTCTTCGGCGACATGACGCAGAGCAGGATCGCCGAGCAGCTGGGGATCTCGCAGATGCATGTGTCCCGGCTGATCAACCGGTGTTGTGACCGGTTGCGCGAACAGGTCCTGAACGACGCGGCGTGA
- a CDS encoding thiamine pyrophosphate-requiring protein, with protein MRPKVSDHVLRRLREWGVEHVFGYPGDGIAALLAAWDRAGDEPRFVRARHEETAALQAVGYAKFSGRLGVCAATSGPGAIHLLNGLYDAKLDHVPVLAIVGRTNRSAMGGSYQQEVDPHTLLQDVASEFAVTVTVPEQLPNVLDRAIRTAYARRCPTAVIIPGDVQELEHTAPAEEFNMFPAGRDRSDWTAIPSQESLERAAEILNSGDKVAILAGQGAAGARAEVERIAEVLGAGVAKALLGKDVLSDELPYVTGSIGLHGTRPSHELMRDCDTLLTIGSSFPYTRFLPDFGSARGVQIDIDPHMIGMRYPYEVNLVGDAKETLRRLIPMIRGEERGREWFETVCDNVRFWDEVLERRARVSADPINPEYVARALDPLLPPDAVVTSDSGSVANWYARHLTMRPGMRGSLSGTLATMGCGVPYAIGAKFAHPDRPAIALVGDGAMQMNGLAELVTAATYRDRWQDPRLVVAVWNNQDLNQVTWEMRAEGAPSFVPSQRLPDVPYAAFARSLGLTGVRVEKPEDVVAGRRTALAADGPAVVEFLTDPAVPPIPPHATWEQLEATAASILRGDADGGSMIRQGVKAKAQDFLPGREIR; from the coding sequence ATGCGCCCCAAGGTCTCCGACCACGTCCTGCGACGACTGCGCGAGTGGGGCGTCGAGCATGTCTTCGGGTATCCCGGGGACGGCATCGCCGCTCTGCTCGCCGCCTGGGACCGCGCCGGGGACGAGCCGCGTTTCGTGCGGGCGCGGCACGAGGAGACGGCCGCGCTCCAGGCGGTCGGCTACGCCAAGTTCAGCGGTCGGCTGGGGGTGTGCGCGGCGACCTCGGGGCCGGGCGCGATCCATCTCCTCAACGGCCTGTACGACGCGAAGCTGGACCACGTCCCGGTGCTCGCGATCGTCGGCCGGACGAACCGGAGCGCGATGGGCGGCTCCTACCAGCAGGAGGTGGACCCGCACACACTGTTGCAGGACGTCGCCTCGGAGTTCGCGGTGACGGTGACGGTCCCCGAGCAGTTGCCGAACGTCCTGGACCGGGCGATCCGCACCGCGTACGCCCGCCGCTGCCCGACCGCGGTCATCATCCCCGGCGACGTGCAGGAGCTCGAACACACCGCCCCCGCCGAGGAGTTCAATATGTTCCCCGCCGGCCGGGACCGCAGCGACTGGACGGCGATCCCGTCGCAGGAGTCCCTGGAGCGGGCCGCCGAGATCCTCAACTCCGGCGACAAGGTGGCGATCCTGGCCGGTCAGGGCGCGGCCGGGGCCCGCGCCGAGGTCGAGCGGATCGCCGAAGTGCTCGGCGCGGGCGTGGCCAAGGCACTCCTCGGCAAGGACGTCCTGAGCGACGAACTCCCTTACGTCACCGGCTCGATCGGCCTTCACGGCACCCGCCCCTCCCACGAGCTGATGCGCGACTGCGACACCCTGCTGACGATCGGCTCGTCCTTCCCGTACACGCGGTTCCTGCCGGACTTCGGCTCGGCGCGGGGCGTGCAGATCGACATCGATCCGCACATGATCGGGATGCGCTACCCGTACGAGGTGAACCTCGTCGGCGACGCGAAGGAGACCCTGCGCCGGCTGATCCCGATGATCCGGGGCGAGGAACGCGGCCGCGAGTGGTTCGAAACCGTTTGTGACAACGTCCGGTTCTGGGACGAGGTGTTGGAGCGGCGGGCGCGAGTGTCGGCCGACCCGATCAACCCGGAGTACGTGGCCCGCGCCCTGGATCCGTTGCTGCCGCCCGACGCCGTCGTCACCTCGGACTCGGGCTCGGTGGCGAACTGGTACGCCCGCCACCTCACGATGCGGCCGGGTATGCGCGGCTCCCTCTCCGGCACGCTGGCGACGATGGGCTGCGGGGTGCCGTACGCGATCGGCGCGAAGTTCGCCCACCCGGACCGGCCGGCGATCGCGCTGGTCGGCGACGGTGCGATGCAGATGAACGGGCTCGCGGAGCTGGTCACCGCGGCGACGTACCGGGACCGCTGGCAGGATCCGCGCCTGGTGGTCGCGGTGTGGAACAACCAGGACCTCAACCAGGTGACCTGGGAGATGCGCGCCGAGGGCGCCCCGTCCTTCGTGCCCTCGCAGCGGCTGCCGGACGTGCCGTACGCGGCCTTCGCGCGTTCCCTGGGGCTGACCGGGGTGCGCGTCGAGAAGCCGGAGGACGTGGTGGCGGGCCGGCGGACGGCCCTGGCGGCGGACGGCCCGGCGGTCGTCGAGTTCCTCACCGACCCGGCCGTGCCTCCGATCCCGCCGCACGCCACCTGGGAGCAGCTGGAGGCCACGGCCGCGTCGATCCTCAGGGGCGACGCCGACGGCGGCTCCATGATCCGGCAGGGCGTCAAGGCGAAGGCGCAGGACTTTCTGCCGGGGCGGGAGATCAGGTAG
- a CDS encoding DUF2795 domain-containing protein: MQRGSDRLSVHRDDEMKHELQGLLRSGHPTRTEEWHDPEPSAEDDPEVWGGPVVPGNSRASLATVRLELARILGRSSFPAGPGALAVGLSRKNAPDALVEAVRRLPHRDRYVNVQELAEALVGGGG, translated from the coding sequence ATGCAGCGAGGCAGTGACCGGCTGAGCGTGCACCGGGACGACGAGATGAAGCACGAACTGCAGGGCCTGCTGAGGTCCGGACATCCCACGCGGACCGAGGAGTGGCACGACCCGGAGCCGTCCGCCGAGGACGACCCCGAGGTATGGGGCGGACCGGTGGTGCCGGGCAACTCCCGGGCGTCGCTGGCGACGGTACGGCTGGAGCTCGCCCGGATCCTGGGCCGCAGCTCCTTCCCGGCGGGGCCGGGAGCGCTGGCGGTGGGTCTGAGCCGCAAGAACGCGCCCGACGCACTCGTGGAGGCGGTGCGGCGGCTGCCGCACCGGGACCGCTACGTCAATGTTCAGGAGCTGGCAGAAGCACTGGTCGGGGGCGGCGGCTGA
- a CDS encoding type 1 glutamine amidotransferase domain-containing protein codes for MRIAFLTAPEGVEQVELTEPWQAAVDAGHEPVLVSTESGEIQAFHHLDKADTFMVDEVVGEVPAESFGGLVLPGGVANPDFLRTDDRAVAFVKEFFEQGRPVAAICHAPWTLVEADVVRGRVLTSWPSLRTDIRNAGGSWVDEQVNICDHGPNKLVTSRKPDDLKAFCEAYLDVFAKEAS; via the coding sequence ATGCGCATCGCGTTTCTGACGGCGCCCGAAGGCGTCGAGCAGGTTGAGCTCACCGAGCCCTGGCAGGCGGCGGTGGACGCGGGCCACGAACCCGTCCTGGTGTCGACCGAGTCCGGCGAGATCCAGGCGTTCCATCATCTCGACAAGGCCGACACGTTCATGGTGGACGAGGTGGTCGGCGAGGTGCCCGCGGAGTCGTTCGGCGGGCTGGTCCTGCCGGGCGGCGTCGCGAACCCCGATTTTCTGCGCACCGACGACCGGGCCGTGGCGTTCGTCAAGGAGTTCTTCGAGCAGGGCCGCCCGGTCGCCGCGATCTGCCACGCCCCGTGGACCCTCGTCGAGGCGGACGTCGTACGGGGCCGGGTGCTGACCTCGTGGCCGAGCCTGCGGACGGACATCCGCAACGCAGGCGGGTCTTGGGTCGACGAGCAGGTGAACATCTGCGACCACGGCCCGAACAAGCTCGTCACCAGCCGCAAGCCGGATGATCTGAAGGCGTTCTGCGAGGCGTATCTGGACGTGTTCGCCAAGGAGGCGAGCTGA
- a CDS encoding DUF6158 family protein has product MDEHDERGTTMTGVDPDRLDDQQLMKELETIHRTRHDTLLYGSNGALRAHNDRMAQLEGEYLRRNPRRFVSPGRTREGARERAAGADGGRTATQDTPAGTPAGKWGPGTAGGPGRA; this is encoded by the coding sequence ATGGACGAACACGACGAGCGGGGCACCACCATGACCGGAGTCGACCCGGACCGGCTGGACGACCAGCAGCTGATGAAAGAGCTGGAGACGATCCACCGCACGCGCCACGACACCCTGCTGTACGGCTCGAACGGCGCCCTGCGCGCCCATAACGACCGCATGGCCCAGCTGGAGGGCGAGTACCTGCGCCGCAACCCACGCCGCTTCGTCTCCCCGGGCCGCACCCGCGAGGGCGCCAGGGAGCGGGCCGCCGGGGCGGACGGCGGCCGGACGGCCACGCAGGACACCCCCGCGGGCACTCCGGCCGGCAAGTGGGGCCCGGGAACGGCGGGCGGCCCCGGCCGGGCCTGA
- a CDS encoding baeRF2 domain-containing protein, which produces MDLAFLHPLYEHSGPWASVYVDTSRHTENTPHERHLTAAAMARELARQGADDATCQAVEQAIEGLSHSSEPHGRALFARAGEVALDPALAARPPQGDQAQWAPLPRVAPLLELADQDPVCVVAYIDRKGADFELRTPLAREKVDTVSGRQYPVHHTSTADWSERHFQLKVENTWEHNAAEIADALSVCQEETRADLLVLVGDDRERRAVHERLPQRLQDRVAEMGHGASSRLLDKDVEAARAEHVRGRAEAELERFLAARTPDEAGHAGAVEGVPALVEAAREHRIDELLIRLDGPDAHREVWIGEDPDQLAVRRTELKTLGEQQSWAARADDALIRSAVATDANVLVVPPEASEEPPVGGLGALLRWK; this is translated from the coding sequence ATGGATCTCGCGTTTCTGCATCCACTGTACGAACATTCCGGCCCCTGGGCCTCCGTGTACGTGGACACCTCCCGTCACACGGAGAACACGCCTCACGAACGTCACCTCACGGCCGCCGCGATGGCCCGTGAGCTGGCGCGGCAGGGCGCCGACGACGCCACCTGCCAGGCCGTCGAGCAGGCGATCGAAGGGCTGAGCCACTCCTCCGAGCCCCACGGGCGGGCCCTGTTCGCCCGGGCCGGTGAGGTCGCCCTCGATCCGGCGCTGGCCGCCCGGCCCCCGCAGGGCGACCAGGCGCAGTGGGCGCCGCTGCCGCGGGTCGCGCCACTGCTGGAGCTGGCCGACCAGGACCCGGTGTGCGTGGTGGCGTACATCGACCGCAAGGGCGCGGACTTCGAGCTGCGCACCCCGTTGGCCCGCGAGAAGGTGGACACGGTCTCCGGCCGGCAGTATCCCGTCCACCACACGTCGACGGCCGACTGGTCCGAGCGGCACTTCCAGCTCAAGGTCGAGAACACCTGGGAGCACAACGCGGCGGAGATCGCGGACGCGCTCAGCGTCTGCCAGGAGGAGACCCGCGCCGATCTGCTGGTGCTCGTCGGCGACGACCGGGAGCGGCGGGCCGTGCACGAGCGGCTGCCGCAGCGGCTGCAGGACCGGGTGGCCGAGATGGGGCACGGTGCCAGCAGCCGGCTGCTGGACAAGGACGTGGAGGCGGCCCGGGCCGAGCATGTGCGCGGCCGCGCCGAGGCCGAACTGGAACGTTTCCTCGCTGCCCGCACCCCGGACGAAGCGGGGCACGCCGGGGCGGTGGAGGGCGTGCCGGCGCTGGTCGAGGCGGCCCGTGAGCACCGTATCGACGAGCTGCTGATCCGGCTGGACGGCCCCGACGCCCACCGCGAGGTGTGGATCGGCGAGGACCCGGACCAGCTGGCGGTGCGCCGTACGGAGCTGAAGACGCTCGGCGAGCAGCAATCCTGGGCCGCGCGGGCGGACGACGCGCTGATCCGCTCGGCGGTCGCCACTGACGCGAACGTACTCGTCGTACCGCCCGAGGCGTCCGAGGAGCCGCCGGTGGGGGGACTCGGCGCGCTGCTGCGCTGGAAGTAG
- a CDS encoding ABC-F family ATP-binding cassette domain-containing protein yields MGHLEAAHLEYYLPDGRALLGDVSFRVGEGAVVALVGPNGAGKTTLLRLISGELKPHGGTVTVTGGLGVMRQFVGSVRDETTVRDLLVSVAPPRIQEVAGAVDKAEHAIMTVDDEAAQLQYAQALADWAEVRGYEAETLWDMCTTAALGVPYDKAQFRLVRTLSGGEQKRLVLEALLRGTDEVLLLDEPDNYLDVPGKRWLEERLKETRKTVLFVSHDRELLSRAAEKIVSVEPGPAGADAWVHGGGFATYHEARRERFARFEELRRRWDEKHAQLKKLVLNLRQAASISHELSSRYQAAQTRLRKFEEAGPPPEPPREQDITMRLKGGRTGVRAVTCKGLELTGLMKPFDLEVFYGERVAVLGSNGSGKSHFLRLLAGDTVAHTGEWKLGARVVPGHFAQTHAHPELLGRTLLDILWKEHSQDRGAAMSRLRRYELTQQAEQNFDRLSGGQQARFQILLLELEGVTALLLDEPTDNLDLESAEALQEGLEAFEGTVLAVTHDRWFARSFDRYLVFGSDGRVRETPEPVWDERRVERAR; encoded by the coding sequence ATGGGACACCTGGAAGCCGCGCACCTCGAGTACTACCTCCCCGACGGGAGGGCGTTGCTCGGCGACGTGTCCTTCCGGGTCGGTGAAGGGGCCGTGGTGGCCCTGGTCGGACCCAACGGCGCCGGCAAGACGACCCTGCTGCGGCTGATCTCGGGGGAGCTGAAACCGCACGGCGGGACCGTCACCGTCACCGGCGGCCTGGGGGTCATGCGCCAGTTCGTGGGCTCCGTACGCGACGAGACGACCGTACGCGACCTGCTGGTCTCCGTCGCCCCGCCCCGCATCCAGGAGGTCGCGGGGGCCGTCGACAAGGCCGAGCACGCGATCATGACCGTCGACGACGAGGCCGCCCAGCTCCAGTACGCGCAGGCCCTGGCCGACTGGGCGGAGGTGCGCGGGTACGAGGCCGAGACGCTGTGGGACATGTGCACCACGGCCGCGCTCGGCGTCCCCTACGACAAGGCCCAGTTCCGCCTGGTGCGCACCCTCTCCGGCGGCGAGCAGAAGCGGCTCGTGCTGGAGGCGCTGCTGCGCGGCACCGACGAGGTGCTGCTGCTCGACGAGCCCGACAACTACCTCGACGTACCCGGAAAGCGGTGGCTGGAGGAGCGGCTGAAGGAGACCCGTAAGACGGTCCTGTTCGTCTCCCACGACCGCGAACTCCTCTCCCGCGCCGCCGAGAAGATCGTCTCCGTGGAGCCCGGTCCGGCGGGCGCCGACGCCTGGGTGCACGGCGGCGGCTTCGCCACGTACCACGAGGCCCGTCGTGAACGCTTCGCCCGCTTCGAGGAGTTGCGCCGTCGCTGGGACGAGAAGCACGCGCAGCTGAAGAAGCTTGTCCTGAACCTCCGTCAGGCCGCCTCCATCAGCCATGAGTTGTCCTCCCGCTACCAGGCCGCCCAGACCCGGCTGCGCAAGTTCGAGGAGGCGGGACCGCCGCCCGAGCCGCCGCGCGAGCAGGACATCACGATGCGGCTCAAGGGCGGCCGTACCGGGGTAAGGGCAGTCACCTGCAAGGGACTTGAGCTCACCGGCCTGATGAAACCCTTCGACCTGGAGGTCTTCTACGGCGAGCGGGTCGCCGTCCTCGGCTCCAACGGCTCGGGCAAGTCGCACTTCCTGCGCCTGCTGGCCGGCGACACCGTGGCGCACACGGGGGAGTGGAAGCTCGGCGCGCGCGTGGTGCCCGGGCACTTCGCCCAGACCCACGCCCACCCCGAGCTCCTGGGCCGCACCCTCCTGGACATCCTGTGGAAGGAACACTCCCAGGACCGGGGCGCGGCGATGTCCCGGCTGCGCCGCTACGAACTGACCCAGCAGGCCGAACAGAACTTCGACCGGCTCTCCGGCGGCCAGCAGGCCCGGTTCCAGATCCTGCTGCTCGAACTGGAGGGCGTCACGGCCCTGCTTCTCGACGAGCCGACCGACAACCTCGACCTGGAGTCCGCCGAAGCCCTCCAGGAGGGCCTGGAGGCCTTCGAGGGCACGGTCCTCGCCGTCACCCACGACCGCTGGTTCGCCCGCTCCTTCGACCGCTACCTGGTCTTCGGCAGCGACGGCCGGGTCCGGGAGACACCGGAGCCGGTGTGGGACGAACGGCGCGTGGAGCGGGCGCGGTAG
- a CDS encoding histidine phosphatase family protein — translation MRLLLIRHGQTPTNVDYLLDTAVPGPGLTELGRRQAAALPQALAGEDIEALYVSTLVRTRLTAAPLAAARGLDVLVRDGLREISAGDLEMLPGDSEQGELYMRTAFAWAAGDVDLRMPGGESGAEFLARYDAVVAEAAASGAGAVALVSHGAAIRTWSAARAHNVDVGFAAAHRLANTGTVVLEGSPADGWKALSWAGATVVPAGEAGPAGRPVEDADG, via the coding sequence ATGCGACTGCTGCTCATCCGCCACGGCCAGACCCCCACGAACGTGGACTACCTACTCGACACCGCCGTGCCCGGCCCCGGCCTCACCGAACTCGGCCGACGGCAGGCCGCCGCCCTGCCGCAGGCCCTCGCCGGTGAGGACATCGAGGCCCTCTACGTCTCCACCCTCGTGCGCACCCGGCTCACGGCCGCCCCGCTGGCCGCCGCGCGCGGCCTCGACGTCCTCGTCCGCGACGGGCTCCGGGAGATCTCCGCGGGCGACCTGGAGATGCTCCCCGGCGACTCCGAACAGGGCGAGCTCTACATGCGCACGGCGTTCGCCTGGGCGGCCGGGGACGTGGACCTGCGCATGCCCGGCGGGGAGAGCGGCGCCGAGTTCCTCGCCCGGTACGACGCCGTGGTCGCCGAGGCCGCGGCGAGCGGCGCCGGGGCCGTCGCCCTGGTCAGCCACGGCGCCGCGATCCGCACCTGGTCGGCCGCCCGCGCCCACAACGTCGACGTCGGCTTTGCCGCGGCCCACCGCCTCGCCAACACCGGCACGGTCGTCCTGGAGGGCTCCCCGGCCGACGGCTGGAAGGCCCTGTCCTGGGCGGGCGCGACCGTGGTGCCCGCAGGCGAGGCCGGACCGGCGGGCCGGCCGGTGGAGGACGCCGACGGCTGA
- a CDS encoding class I SAM-dependent methyltransferase, whose protein sequence is MPKAQETAVYTHGHHESVLRSHTWRTAANSAAYLLGSLKPHMKILDIGCGPGTITADLAALVPEGHVTGVDHAPAILEQARATADERGLTNIDFAVADVHALEYPDDTFCVVHAHQVLQHVGDPVQALREMLRVTKPGGYVAVRDSDYAAMTWYPASPGMDDWLDLYRRVARANGGEPDAGRRLKSWALAAGATDLTATSATWTFSTPEERAWWSGLWADRTVASAYAERATQGAHATREQLRAVSAAWREWGQHEDAWFSVLHGEILCRKSA, encoded by the coding sequence ATGCCGAAAGCACAGGAGACCGCCGTCTACACGCACGGACACCACGAGTCGGTGCTGCGGTCGCACACCTGGCGGACCGCCGCCAACTCCGCGGCCTACCTGCTCGGTTCGCTGAAGCCGCACATGAAGATCCTGGACATCGGCTGCGGACCGGGCACCATCACCGCCGACCTGGCCGCCCTGGTCCCCGAAGGGCACGTCACCGGCGTCGACCACGCGCCGGCCATCCTGGAGCAGGCGCGGGCCACGGCCGACGAGCGGGGTCTGACCAACATCGACTTTGCGGTCGCCGACGTGCACGCCCTGGAGTACCCCGACGACACGTTCTGCGTCGTCCACGCCCACCAGGTGCTCCAGCACGTGGGCGACCCCGTACAGGCGCTGCGCGAGATGCTGCGGGTGACGAAGCCGGGCGGGTACGTCGCGGTCCGCGACTCGGACTACGCGGCGATGACCTGGTACCCCGCCTCGCCCGGCATGGACGACTGGCTGGACCTGTACCGCCGGGTGGCGCGGGCCAACGGCGGCGAGCCGGACGCCGGGCGCCGGCTGAAGTCCTGGGCGCTGGCCGCCGGGGCCACCGACCTCACGGCCACCTCAGCCACCTGGACCTTCAGCACCCCCGAGGAGCGGGCCTGGTGGAGCGGTCTGTGGGCCGACCGCACCGTGGCCTCGGCGTACGCGGAACGCGCCACGCAGGGCGCTCACGCCACGCGGGAGCAACTGCGCGCCGTCTCGGCGGCCTGGCGTGAGTGGGGGCAGCACGAGGACGCCTGGTTCAGTGTCCTGCACGGAGAGATTCTGTGCCGAAAGAGCGCCTAA
- a CDS encoding hydrophobic protein: MVPILLVLLLVLILFGAGFAVKLLWWIAIAVLVVWLLGFLFRGTSAAGGRGRWYRW; the protein is encoded by the coding sequence ATGGTTCCCATCTTGCTGGTACTGCTCCTGGTACTGATTCTTTTCGGTGCCGGATTCGCAGTGAAATTGCTGTGGTGGATCGCGATCGCGGTTCTCGTCGTCTGGCTGCTGGGATTCCTCTTCCGCGGGACCTCAGCGGCGGGAGGCAGGGGACGCTGGTACAGGTGGTGA
- a CDS encoding gas vesicle protein K has translation MTDRRRRLDLEPDTVERDLVKLVLTVVELLRQLMERQALRRFDTGDLSEEQEERIGLTLMLLDDRMAELRDRYGLRPEDLNLDLGPLGPLLPRE, from the coding sequence GTGACCGACCGACGCAGGCGTCTCGACCTCGAGCCCGACACCGTCGAGCGTGACCTGGTGAAACTCGTCCTGACCGTGGTGGAACTGCTGCGCCAGCTGATGGAACGGCAGGCGCTGCGCCGCTTCGACACGGGTGATCTGAGCGAGGAGCAGGAGGAGCGCATCGGGCTCACCCTGATGCTGCTCGACGACCGCATGGCCGAGCTGCGCGACCGCTACGGATTGCGGCCCGAGGACCTTAATCTGGACCTCGGGCCGCTCGGACCGCTGCTTCCCCGGGAATGA
- a CDS encoding gas vesicle protein — translation MTVVERREVALVDLLDRLLAGGVVVTGDITLRIADVDLVRIDLNALISSVNEQVPSPWGELL, via the coding sequence ATGACCGTCGTGGAGCGCCGTGAGGTCGCCCTCGTCGACCTGCTCGACCGGCTGCTGGCCGGCGGGGTCGTCGTCACGGGGGACATCACCCTGCGCATCGCGGACGTCGATCTCGTCCGCATCGACCTGAACGCGCTGATCAGCTCGGTGAACGAACAAGTTCCTTCGCCGTGGGGGGAGCTGCTGTGA
- a CDS encoding GvpL/GvpF family gas vesicle protein, with protein MTGLRYVYAVCRPLGAPLQADLSGVAGDPPRLLTHHGLIAVVSHVPERDFAEEPLRRHLEDLDWLTETARAHQQVIDALTAVTTPLPLRLATVFRDDSGVRVMMEEREDDFRRTLERLAGRVEWGVKVYVESQVREAEPTTAKPASGRDYLMQRRTRARAHEDTWQRAERFAGRLHATLSAHADDARLHPPQNPALSKVSGPNVLNAAYLVPRAESEEFVEIVDRTKGEESGMRVELTGPWAAYSFVESAGDAEPAGESGAGRPGEGT; from the coding sequence GTGACCGGACTGCGCTACGTGTATGCCGTGTGCCGTCCCCTCGGCGCGCCGCTCCAGGCCGATCTGTCGGGCGTGGCGGGCGATCCGCCCAGACTGCTCACTCACCACGGTCTGATCGCCGTGGTCAGCCATGTGCCGGAGCGGGACTTCGCGGAGGAGCCGCTCCGTCGCCATCTGGAGGACCTGGACTGGCTCACCGAGACCGCCCGCGCCCACCAGCAGGTGATCGACGCCCTCACCGCCGTCACCACGCCGCTGCCGCTCCGGCTTGCCACCGTGTTCCGGGACGACAGCGGCGTCCGCGTGATGATGGAGGAGCGCGAGGACGACTTCCGGCGCACCCTGGAGCGGCTCGCCGGACGGGTCGAGTGGGGCGTGAAGGTGTACGTCGAGTCTCAGGTGCGGGAGGCCGAGCCCACGACGGCCAAGCCCGCCTCGGGCCGCGACTACCTGATGCAGCGGCGTACGAGGGCCCGGGCGCACGAGGACACCTGGCAGCGTGCCGAGCGATTCGCCGGACGCCTGCACGCGACCCTGTCCGCGCACGCGGACGACGCCCGGCTCCATCCGCCGCAGAATCCCGCCCTGTCGAAGGTCTCGGGACCGAATGTGCTGAACGCCGCCTATCTCGTGCCGCGCGCCGAATCCGAGGAATTCGTGGAAATCGTGGATCGCACCAAGGGCGAGGAATCCGGAATGCGGGTGGAACTCACCGGACCGTGGGCCGCCTATTCCTTTGTGGAGTCCGCGGGGGATGCGGAGCCGGCTGGGGAGTCCGGGGCGGGGCGGCCGGGGGAGGGGACATGA
- a CDS encoding gas vesicle protein, with the protein MSMPSRLPEPYGQGGGANLADILERVLDKGIVIAGDIRINLLDIELLTVKLRLIVASVDKAKEMGIDWWEDDPALSSGARRNELARENAELRERLARLEELELDRAREEAPESARRNVRKESR; encoded by the coding sequence ATGAGCATGCCGAGCCGGCTTCCGGAGCCGTACGGACAGGGCGGCGGGGCCAACCTCGCCGACATTCTGGAACGCGTGCTCGACAAGGGCATCGTGATCGCCGGCGACATCCGGATCAACCTGCTCGACATCGAGCTGCTCACCGTCAAGCTCCGCCTCATCGTCGCCTCCGTCGACAAGGCGAAGGAGATGGGCATCGACTGGTGGGAGGACGACCCGGCCCTGTCCTCCGGCGCCCGGCGCAACGAACTCGCCCGGGAGAACGCCGAGTTGCGGGAGCGACTGGCGCGGCTGGAGGAACTGGAGCTGGACCGCGCCCGGGAGGAGGCGCCGGAGAGCGCCCGTAGGAACGTCCGAAAGGAGTCCCGGTGA